The genomic interval TGAATACACCTTTGTTTCAGTTTATATGCGGTGTACTCTTTTAAAGTTGCAACCATGCAGAAACACACTCACGGAGTtaaaaacacactaaaacaacTTACCCAGACAGCGGTATGGCACCAcgatgtgtgtgtgactgcggCATTGCCTGCGGCCTTTCTTGCACCAGTTGGAGATGCTGACAGGCTGGTTGGCCTCCACAACATTTGTGATCTGCAGCTCTGGGTACACCTGTGCAAACAAGGGAAATTTGTTCTCACTGCACTGCcttctgcctctctttctctatctgtccctttcagtttctctctctctgcaatGCTGTATCGCTCAGTTTAAATACCTCCTGGCAGTACTGCAGAATGCCCTCCTTGGTGCCAATGCAGCTCTTGGTGCCGGAAGGGTCAGACTCCCATTTGCCACTCTGCACGTTGATGTGCATGTTGAGCTTCCCGCAGAACATGGCCACCTGGGGCTCGGTTAGCAAACCCACCGAGTCATCATCAGGCACCTGGATgggaaaagataaaagaaaagtgtcaaAATCTCTAAAGTATTACTTATCTAAAAATATCGCCTTATGCAGCTTATATATACTAAGTCCCTCTCAATTCATTCTTCTATAGTCTCCATATATAAAGTAGTGAGATTAGTAAGTCATAAGGATAAGGCTTTTAaatacctctacaatatcattGCACGTTTAAgtcataatataaataaatttttaaaatatggcTGCATTAAGCCTAAGATAGGGAAAATCCAGTTTCATCCCTTTGAGCACAGAAGAAGCCAGAAAGACAAGTATTacagccacagcagaaagaCAAGTGTTACAGCCACAGGGCAGCACATGTGCTCTTTTGTTAGTCTGTCTTTCATATCTGACTTTACTCATTGCCTCTATTAGAGAAACCGCAACGGGAGTGTGAGGAAGGGCAAATAAAAGCAAACCACAACCTAGTAAAATCCAGCTCTGAATAAATAAGAATCCCAAAGAATCTTTTGGCCTTGGCAGTCGATTCACTGGGATATCGCTATCAGCACtttattttccctttctttttgtttggtaCACAATTGGAGGAAGCCTCGATGTGTCTTGCCTTCTGGGGCCTTGATTTCCTAGCAGATATCACAAGAGTGCTGACTCTGCACACTGACAAAACATTAGCCTCCAAGCCATCTGTTGCCAATTTTTAAGCGACTAATTCTGACCTTATAGGTTTACCTGCAAATAATTGCACACAATAACTGCAGAAAATTAGACTCCTGTGAATATGTATGTTACAGCCCACTGTTTGCAGTAGCTGGTCTCGTCTCCCCTCATCGGCCTGCTACATTACCCCCTCGAGGACGCAGCTGTAAGCAGCACAGCACATACCTGAATACAAAACTAATTATTCTGTAGAATATGTGATATATCCTTCTACACACAGCTGTTCACCAATATACTGTATTACTGATTCACATCTTTCACATATATCGCGTGTTTAAATGTTATAGCCTCAGCCAATTTTTTTCAAGAAGCCACTTGTGACAAGTAAACCGCTCCAGGATTCCtctaaaataactttattttgttCCTGCAGGGCTTGTATGTCCTTTTCTCATTAATACAAACATGCAAAAGAGAAAACGATATTACTACCACACAATAGGTGTGTTGGAGTAACCTGGAAAGTGAATAAAACAAGTCTCTCCATGTTTATCACAATTACAGCCTCTATAATACCAAAGCCTACAGTAAGTGTGTAAAACTAAAGGCAGCAGCTCACACGACATTCACTGGTATGGTGTGAATGTGCCCTGCATAATTTTGTATTGGAGACATTTCACTGCAGCACACACAGGAGTTGGTGTGCCAGTACAGTGAGCCTGCAGGATTAAAAAATCATAACCTCCTTCCCAAGTTATTTGCGCCCCAGAACTCAGCGTGATTATGAGAAAATGGCACTAACTGATTTATGCATATATTGCAGTGCAGGTCATATTCATCCTATTTCCAGCTGCTCCAGAGAATCATATCTCTCTGCGGTCCATCAGGGGAGCAGCAAGCTGCAGGCGCCATCTTACTTGTGTGAAACTAATAAGGCTGCATCCTTCTTTTTTTCCGTTCTCCTCAGCAGTTTCACCGGCCCGCAGCCGCAGCTCCGCCGGACCGAGTGGCTCGGCGCCACATTAgcaatgctaaaaaaaataaacaatcccTCCGTTGATGAGTGTCagtggacaagtctgggttatTCACACAAAACCTAAACCCTTCTTGCTATCTTGGGAGGGTTGTTAGGTTTAAAGCCGTCCAGATATTTAACCCTGGCCACGCATTTATAGCTATGCTGTCAACATAATCCGAGTCATTTACTAGAAAAAGCTAGCCACAGTTAGCTTCCCACACACTACTCGCTGCTTTAATTTGGCAACAAAACGCAGTTGTTTAACTGTTACTTACGGCTCTAAACGTAAAATTCAACATAAATGAGAAAGGAAAACACTTCGTGACTAATAAAAACATCAAGCATAGCAAGGCCAAGCTGTCAATCACTGACATCTAACGGTAGGCCGCGGTAGCATTGTTGACATTCCTGGTTTGATAGTTTATTCTGCGCAGTAAATCTGTGTACACTGCTGGTCTGCGATTAAGATGAATCCACGGGGCATCTTTTCACCTctgttaaaaacagagaggatcCATTTACTGGATTAAACGCAGTATGGGCCGCGGACAAGCCCTTTAATCACGTTATCTTAGGCAACAGCGCCTTCTAATAGCTCTTATGTCATACATTAGCAGCCACGCCGTCCCGTTATGACTGCATGCaatttgtaaatgttattttGAAGCGTTATGCACATTTGACACggtgtgtgtggggggaggAAGTGGGGAAGAGGGTTACTGTTTGACAGCCACGGTGGCAGGAGTCTGGGCCGGGGAACGGTTAGGCGACGCTCCGCCGCAGGCTGCGGTGTCTCCGCTACACTCACCTCGGATGAAAGCGTCAAGGTCGCAACCAGTAACAGCACAAACGCCACGTTCTCCCCCATACCGTCCTCACGGTGTCCAGCAGCCCCGTTATGTTCACGATTTGTCCGTTTACACAAAGAGAAAAGTCGGAATACGTATCGACGTAGTGACGGCTGATAGTCCCGATCCCGCAGATCCCTCTGTGTCCAGCTCCCGGTGACTGTGCGGCTGGAGGATCTGTTTGGATTGGTGTGAGcgggagggaggggggagagcgcgtccgtgtgtgtgtgtgtgtgtttacatagcagtgaaaacatttacaacaataaCCACATCCATTTCGAATAGCATTGCATAGCCTACATTTATGTAGTGCCCAACCCATGGGTTTAATATCCTTTGGACTCAGTAGATGGCGGCTTTCTCCTTGGTTTGTTAATAATTTCCTGTGTGACGGTATTCCGGAGATATCTAACTTTCGCTTCTCACTTAAAGCAGGAATATAAATTTGTTCGCCGCGTGTAGGCGGACCTGTTGTTGAACCGCCAGGGATCTTTGCGCACAGATGTTTCGGGGATGTCGGAATGTAGCATCACAAAAATAAGACTACAAAAAGCGGGTTAGACCAGCAGACTCTCAGATGATCAAAATACACAGTGGGAAGTACAGATTCCTCGACCAGCCGTCCACCCGTGGAGGAAACATGCTTGTTTTCCTGCTCTCCGCATTTTTTATGGTCTCCGCAGGTATGAACgattataaattaattaatttctgtGTTTAGTCATgcgattttttaaaatttatttttaatctatgAGTGACTTAGACAAACGTCTAAGTCATCTTTTGAGCACACTTAAAACTTATAGTGTAACTGAACACAAAATGGAGCTCTTGAATTTAATAACAATGATTTATTAGAAGCTTCATGCTGCTTCTAAGACTCAGTGATAGGACTGAATTTTAGAGTTTCCTCCCTGTTTCATATGGAGTaaaataactgtcaaaaaggtgTGTGCACAATTCTAACATTTGTATTCGTAACTGAGAGACTGTGTGGATTAGGATCATAGTTTCAGCTCATAGCTGGGGTCCCTGAAGCCTTCTGCTTGTGTGCAACATCTGAGTTTGGTCAGGACTCTCAGTTTGTGTGTTGCATTACTCAAATTCCCCTAAGAGTTAGGTTTGTAGTTGCTGGCCGGAAATTAAAACATCTTGATACAAGATTTTGCGTTACTATGCTTTTTCTTACAgtgtatttgttattttaaccAGAAGTGCTATTAAAGTAGCCTTGGtagccttttctttctttttttttttctgcatttgtttccATCATAGTGATCTTgctttaacacattttttttcagtattcgTCACACTGTGCAGATAAAACCATATGTTGTGCTGTTACACTTGGGTTTTCTCGAGTACTGCTGTGCTCTTGGGGTGATGTATGACACATATTTGTGGTTTGATAAACACCCCAAAACTTTGTCAGTTTGGATTCCTTCATAGGGTAGAGCAACTCTGCAACTCACAATTGCAAATGATTAATCTACTTGGTGTCATCAagatatacattttttaatagattacctaatgtgtaaagatccccagtttgatTCCAGGAGGAGACTCAAACTCACCCTCAGGAGTGTGgatcaggaagtgcagtgtaaagcctgtgccaaatcaaacatacaGATCCATTCGCTTGGGAAAAAAGGGCGCAGCCAAAAGTAACTCTGTATGACCTTGATGACATTAAAACCACATATAATGAGTAACCAGACTGGAATTTTAAACAGTTCAAAAAGCTTTCTCTTACAACCAAATACACTGCTACAGCAACTGAAGTAAAAATACCACAATATAAAAGTAAATCTAGCATATACTGTGACACAAATAAAGACCTGTTCGCAGAATGGCCCTTTTTCTAATCAAAGCTGGATTTTAAAATATCTTATGTGGAATATGCACTTTATGATcctattaaaaaaacacattaaatcacTATTAAATAATGTCCTTTTAGTCTTACCAAGGCAGATATGCAGTCACCTAAACTCTGCACAGCTCTTGCCTAATAATCAGAATCATAAAACACTTGCATGGGTAGAAATGCAAAGCAATAAAGTTGTAATACTTAATACATCCTAAAAGATGTAATAAGGTGAATCCAACTTTTTCCCAGACATGGATTAAAACTGGCCttagagtaaaagaaaaaaaatcaatcaacatctccagttcaatttttgattttttttttttggtctaagAGAAGGCGTAATTCATATCTGGGAAACTGAGGTTTTAAGACTTACCCACTCACAGCAAAAGTATGATGACACAACTCTGTGTCATCATAATTTTACTAGAAGTTAAAgtgggattaaatacgcaaagtTGTGTTAAACTGAACAATCATTGTAAGTTTATTAGATTACTTATTTTTTGCATCTTTGAACATTTACAAAATTCACgaacaaaacattttaagttgttTTAACAGTGATTGTTTATATGTGTCTCATGAGTGGAAATACTTTCGTCATCAACCAGTCATTACTGGAAACCATTCTTTAAATGGCCTAGGGAGCTAAAACAACACGGTAGAGTTCAGGTATTACTTGTTTATGGAGGTATTTACTTGTGTTTAGTTCCTTttacttttgttgttgttgtttaagtGTAAGTGTTACATGTGatacatttcatttatattacATATAAAAATCTAAAGAGTTGAAACAATTAGTTTGTAACTTTTTTTAGTATTTGGTGCTGCCTAAATCTAATGCAAATCCTCAGAGATGCAATTTGAAtgcacaaaaatacattttccaaaAAGCTGAAATCTTTCCAATCAGAATCAAGCGATTCTTTGATTAAAAGCTGAATCTGAACCAAAGACATTTCATTTATAGATACAGAACCAAATACTATATTGTAAACTCCTGTAGAGAGTCACAGCAGATCTTTTGTTCTTGACTGTTTTAGTTTTTGGAGATCACCTGCACAGTCAGGTCAAAGCCGTCTGTTTACATAGTCTGGTTATCAGCAGCTCTTTTCTTTcgatttctttctttattcacttggacagaaatggaaacaaagtgAGAGTCGGAGTTTTAAGAAGGAGTGGTTGTGTAATTATGGTTCAAGCTCATGCCAAAGCAGAACATGTTGCTAAATTCTGAAATTAGCACAATGGAAGGGATAATAATTTGAATATAGAAATATTTTGGCAGTTATCCCTTAAAGTGCACAAGAATCACAGCCagaaaacatcacacacacaaagaagagaGATTTCTGTATGATATAAATATACTGAAGctcaaaaagtgaaacaaagATAACAAAAGGAATCATTAGTGTGTGGGTGGATGGTAAATGGAAAATTTGGAGTCAGCGAGTGGATTGTTTTCAATGTATAGTTGTGAAACCTGCTGATTGTTAACATTTTATAGACAGAGTCAAGACATTATACAAGAATCAAGTGAAAACAACTATAACAGCTTTTACTATTAACATAGTTGATTGTACTCACTCTGgcctacacaaatacagcaaacTACCCCGAATAAACTCCAAGTTTATGTAGACATGAAACAGGAACTGACCACTTTCTACAGGACGCTGATGCTACTAAATCAAGCATGGTATCATTACACAATCACAAGAGATGTTCATTTTAAGTTGGATTGTCATTATATATTGTAACTGAATAACTTGTTTCCTGCATGCCTTCATTTATCCAATCTCGCTTTCCTTACACccataaatgaaagaaaacatatACAAAGATTAATTTCTTGCTGTCTTCATTGGTGAAATTTCAGTTTTCACCCATGTTTCTACCtagtttttttaatataaaatagaTGATAAAAGGTTGGTCACTGCAGAACACTTGACCTTCTGctgattttgtgctttttttaatgatcaacccaaatcactgcattctgtttttatgatGAGGTCAGGTCTTTTGGAAGGCACAGCAACTTGATGGAGGCAGTTATCCAGTTTAGTCCCTAATAGAAGGGACAATAGGGAGTTACTGTGAGAAAATCTGTGTACTTTGGTCTGAAAGTGACTCTGACAGGAGAGGTGATGCTGCAAAGcccaaaaaaaaatggtgcttCAAAATGAGAATGTGACTGAAAGTTTTACTAACATTTCTCAGTGATTTAATGAACTTTAATGAAGTTGCAAGTTTACTTCAGATAAGTAACATTTAATGCAGCAGGTAAACCTACAGTGTGAGCTCAGAACCATCcaataaatgtgtattttatgaGATTCTGAGAACTGGACTTATGATTGGTCACTTTTTCTGTTACAGGTGAAGACATCACTGTCACAGGCTTTGTGGAAAACAATGTCCTTCTGCCCTGCGACTGCTCGGGAAGAAATTTGGAGGCTTTTACATGGCAGAAAGATGAGAAAATGCATGTCACTCAATACAATAATGGCAACTTAAACTTTGGTAACAACTACATTAACAGAGTCAAAGCATATTTTCATGGGGACAGCAGAAATTGTTCTATTCTCCTAACCAACATCACACTGGATGATCAGGGACAATATAGGTGTGCTTTTTTTCGTAAACAAAGATACACCTACTTCATTGTGGATCTGAATGTTTGTGGTAAGTCATTAATTTATCCATTATAGATGCCAATAAGCTTTGAATATGCCTGAATTTTCATAATTTTAACTGAAGTCTTCTCTCACCAGGGAGTGATATTTGTCAGTACACTCAGAGTACCCCAAGTGGTGGAAAGGTGTACCACTGTGATGTGAGGCAACACTGCAGAGAACCTGAGATAACGTGGATACTGGATGAGGAGACTCCTATAGATTCACCCACGATTAACATCTTTAACACAAGCAACCTGGATAAACAGACCGGCCCCTACTATTTTTACAGCACACTCAAGACTGAGCACAAACTCACCTCAGAGCCTCAATGTAACGTCACGTGCCCAAAAACTGgtaattat from Archocentrus centrarchus isolate MPI-CPG fArcCen1 chromosome 21, fArcCen1, whole genome shotgun sequence carries:
- the LOC115800513 gene encoding uncharacterized protein LOC115800513, whose product is MIKIHSGKYRFLDQPSTRGGNMLVFLLSAFFMVSAGEDITVTGFVENNVLLPCDCSGRNLEAFTWQKDEKMHVTQYNNGNLNFGNNYINRVKAYFHGDSRNCSILLTNITLDDQGQYRCAFFRKQRYTYFIVDLNVCGSDICQYTQSTPSGGKVYHCDVRQHCREPEITWILDEETPIDSPTINIFNTSNLDKQTGPYYFYSTLKTEHKLTSEPQCNVTCPKTGQVPSMLNKQPHQDLNPYLRTLCKVVPVVLILGFLLIWCRRRGTSHRLPSEQDVETVTSLR